One Bremerella cremea genomic window carries:
- a CDS encoding ArdC family protein, which yields MGSTVKKGDVYSRVTDKIVADLEAGVRPWFKPWNAEHAAGRVSRPLRHNGTPYNGINILMLWASAEDSGYHCPYWMTFRQAKELGGFVRKGEKGSPVVFANTLKKTETDEDGQEVEAEIPYLKEYTVFNACQVEGLPEHFYALAEKPAETLERIEQADKFFAATGAEIRNGGTQAYYAIGDDYIRMPPFECFRDAESHAATLAHELTHWTRHSSRLDRELGRKKWGDEGYAMEELVAELGSAFLCADLAITPEVRGDHADYIGGWLKVLKEDKRAIFSAASYASKAVEYLHALQPTPEANGR from the coding sequence ATGGGTTCGACGGTTAAAAAGGGTGATGTTTATTCGCGGGTTACTGACAAGATTGTCGCGGATTTAGAGGCGGGGGTGCGGCCCTGGTTCAAGCCTTGGAATGCGGAGCATGCAGCGGGACGCGTTTCGCGGCCGCTGCGGCATAATGGGACGCCCTACAACGGGATCAACATTCTCATGCTGTGGGCCTCGGCGGAGGATTCGGGGTATCATTGTCCTTATTGGATGACGTTTCGGCAGGCCAAGGAGCTAGGCGGGTTTGTGCGTAAGGGGGAAAAAGGGTCGCCGGTCGTGTTTGCCAATACGCTCAAGAAGACGGAGACCGATGAGGATGGGCAGGAGGTGGAAGCGGAGATTCCTTACTTGAAGGAGTACACCGTTTTCAATGCTTGCCAGGTGGAGGGGTTGCCGGAGCATTTTTATGCCTTGGCGGAAAAGCCAGCGGAGACGCTGGAGCGGATTGAGCAAGCAGACAAATTCTTTGCGGCGACGGGGGCGGAGATTCGGAACGGCGGAACTCAGGCTTACTATGCGATTGGGGACGACTATATCCGCATGCCGCCGTTTGAGTGTTTTCGGGACGCTGAGTCACACGCGGCGACGCTGGCCCATGAACTTACCCACTGGACGCGGCATTCTTCGCGGTTGGATCGGGAACTTGGGCGGAAGAAATGGGGCGATGAAGGGTATGCGATGGAGGAACTCGTGGCCGAGCTGGGTTCGGCGTTTTTGTGTGCTGATTTGGCGATCACCCCGGAGGTGCGAGGGGATCATGCGGACTATATCGGTGGCTGGTTGAAGGTGCTCAAGGAAGATAAGCGGGCGATTTTTTCGGCGGCTTCTTATGCGAGTAAGGCGGTTGAGTATCTACATGCGTTGCAACCGACGCCGGAGGCGAATGGGCGATGA
- a CDS encoding transposase family protein, producing MSGPAALIYKQFVKVTDPRADRGKNHDLLEMIFLALTATICGANIRRQSVDYHQPIYIEPWPLVVD from the coding sequence ATGTCTGGGCCTGCTGCTCTGATTTACAAACAGTTTGTAAAAGTTACCGATCCGCGAGCTGATCGCGGCAAGAATCATGATCTGCTCGAAATGATTTTTCTGGCTCTCACGGCCACGATTTGCGGAGCCAACATTCGTCGCCAATCTGTTGATTACCATCAGCCAATTTACATAGAGCCTTGGCCGCTGGTCGTTGATTAA